The [Bacillus] selenitireducens MLS10 genome includes a region encoding these proteins:
- a CDS encoding GNAT family N-acetyltransferase, with protein sequence MIQVIIAKSDQQMKDVYKVRRTVFIEEQQVPESIEIDDKEEQSIHFLATDNGNPVGAGRLRIEGTKSKAERVCVLPDFRRSGVGALLMIEMERLSKKQGLKEIVLNAQTHAIPFYKRIGYEVTSELFYDAGIEHMSMSKSLDGD encoded by the coding sequence ATGATTCAAGTCATAATTGCTAAGTCAGATCAGCAAATGAAAGATGTTTACAAAGTGCGAAGAACGGTTTTTATTGAGGAGCAGCAAGTTCCGGAATCGATAGAAATTGATGATAAAGAAGAACAGTCAATCCACTTTCTTGCAACAGATAACGGCAATCCTGTCGGAGCGGGACGACTTCGAATTGAAGGGACTAAATCCAAGGCAGAGAGGGTTTGCGTACTGCCTGATTTTCGAAGATCCGGAGTAGGCGCTTTATTAATGATAGAAATGGAACGACTCTCAAAAAAACAGGGGTTAAAGGAGATTGTATTGAATGCTCAGACACACGCCATCCCATTTTATAAGAGGATTGGTTATGAGGTGACCTCTGAGCTTTTTTATGATGCGGGGATTGAACACATGTCAATGTCAAAATCTCTTGATGGAGATTGA
- a CDS encoding YjcG family protein has product MKYGIAAFPSKKLQDLANSYRKRYDTKYAKVPPHITLKEPFELKDEELDQVLEEIRHAASELNPFKLKVVKFSTFYPGTNTIYMKIEENKDLTVLHQRLNSGKLDFGMEHPFVPHITIGQDMMYDEMQDVIGRLKMERIAHEETIDRFSLLYQLEDGTWTAYETFKLGK; this is encoded by the coding sequence ATGAAATACGGAATAGCCGCATTTCCATCGAAGAAACTACAAGATTTAGCTAATTCTTACCGAAAACGATATGATACCAAGTACGCGAAAGTCCCTCCCCATATTACATTGAAAGAACCTTTTGAGTTAAAGGATGAGGAACTTGATCAGGTTCTTGAAGAGATTCGACATGCTGCTTCAGAGCTCAATCCTTTCAAGTTGAAGGTAGTTAAATTCAGTACGTTTTATCCAGGAACAAATACAATTTATATGAAAATTGAAGAGAATAAGGATTTAACGGTTCTGCATCAGCGCTTGAATTCAGGGAAACTTGATTTTGGGATGGAACATCCTTTCGTTCCTCACATTACTATTGGTCAAGACATGATGTATGATGAGATGCAGGACGTGATCGGCCGATTAAAAATGGAAAGAATTGCTCACGAGGAGACGATCGACCGTTTTTCACTGCTTTATCAGCTTGAAGACGGTACTTGGACTGCTTATGAGACATTTAAGCTTGGAAAGTAG
- a CDS encoding DEAD/DEAH box helicase, which translates to MDILRNETTAFIQQNWETSGFTGLTDIQHQMIPEARKGGALIAEAPTGTGKTLGYLIPALERIDEERPQTQVLIIVPGKELAMQVHEEVQKWTVGSSIRAAVMIGGANVKRQYEKLKKKPHVITGTPGRVNELIKDKKLKVHEVSTLVYDEADQLFVPDHLDTIDQINKAVPGKEQRIICSATIPERVVSFADERFSNIKTIRVEASSKDLQRVSHLYLLVEKRDKVKTLSKLSYLESFYGIAFLSDSFQVDQVHSKLQHDGNQTASLHGDKGKQGREKAMRAFRQRDARLLLTTDVASRGLDVKGVTHVIHFDLANDQRQYMHRSGRTARAGESGISLSIVTKGELQRLEQIAEEAALTLRRAELKYGELHTWSD; encoded by the coding sequence ATGGATATTTTACGTAATGAAACAACTGCATTTATTCAACAAAATTGGGAGACGTCAGGTTTCACCGGACTGACTGATATTCAGCATCAAATGATCCCTGAAGCAAGAAAGGGTGGTGCATTGATTGCAGAAGCACCGACGGGTACCGGTAAAACACTCGGTTATTTGATTCCGGCTCTTGAGCGTATCGATGAAGAACGGCCTCAAACACAGGTACTGATTATTGTTCCGGGTAAAGAGCTCGCTATGCAGGTGCATGAAGAGGTGCAGAAATGGACTGTCGGGAGCAGCATCCGGGCAGCTGTGATGATTGGTGGAGCCAATGTGAAGCGGCAGTATGAGAAGTTGAAGAAAAAGCCGCACGTCATTACAGGTACACCCGGGAGAGTGAATGAACTGATCAAAGATAAGAAATTAAAAGTGCATGAAGTGTCCACACTCGTGTATGATGAGGCCGATCAGCTGTTTGTTCCCGATCATCTTGATACCATTGATCAGATTAATAAAGCTGTTCCGGGTAAAGAGCAGCGGATTATATGCTCGGCAACGATTCCCGAGCGTGTCGTTTCATTTGCCGATGAAAGATTCAGTAATATAAAGACGATTCGTGTAGAAGCTTCCAGCAAAGATTTACAGCGGGTGTCACATCTTTATTTGCTCGTGGAGAAACGTGATAAAGTCAAAACGCTGTCTAAACTCAGCTACTTGGAATCGTTTTATGGCATTGCATTTCTATCCGACAGTTTTCAGGTAGATCAGGTACACAGCAAATTGCAGCATGACGGCAATCAGACGGCTTCACTTCACGGCGATAAAGGGAAGCAGGGGAGAGAGAAGGCGATGAGAGCTTTCAGACAGCGTGATGCCAGGTTACTTTTGACAACGGATGTTGCATCACGGGGATTGGATGTAAAAGGTGTGACGCATGTGATTCATTTTGACCTCGCAAATGATCAACGTCAGTACATGCACCGTTCCGGTCGAACGGCGCGTGCCGGTGAGTCAGGCATTTCCCTTTCGATTGTTACAAAGGGTGAACTGCAGCGGCTTGAGCAGATTGCTGAAGAGGCAGCGTTGACACTGCGGCGGGCCGAATTGAAGTACGGTGAGTTGCACACATGGTCTGATTAA
- a CDS encoding phosphatidylglycerophosphatase A family protein yields the protein MADKEKVPVHCHVVENAARTLIQERGVTIEDIADIVYNMQIEYNESLTMEECLDSVDRVLEKREIQHAVLVGIELDKLAEEKKLSEPLQSIVEMDEGLFGVDETIALGSVFGYGSIAVTTFGYLDKAKEGIIKELDTNPGKQVHTFLDDLICSIAANASSRLAHRIRDRQEQLQDEEIQRRDEEERLS from the coding sequence ATGGCTGATAAAGAAAAAGTCCCCGTCCATTGTCATGTTGTTGAAAATGCAGCACGAACATTGATTCAAGAAAGAGGCGTCACCATCGAAGATATAGCGGATATCGTTTACAATATGCAAATTGAGTATAACGAATCGCTAACGATGGAGGAATGTCTGGATAGCGTTGATCGCGTCTTGGAAAAGCGTGAGATCCAGCATGCTGTTCTTGTTGGAATCGAGCTCGATAAACTTGCTGAAGAAAAAAAATTATCTGAACCGCTCCAATCCATTGTAGAAATGGATGAAGGACTGTTCGGCGTTGACGAGACGATTGCCTTGGGATCCGTATTCGGTTACGGGAGTATCGCTGTAACCACTTTCGGCTATTTGGACAAGGCCAAAGAAGGCATTATTAAAGAGCTTGACACCAATCCAGGCAAACAGGTCCACACTTTTCTTGATGATTTAATTTGCAGTATTGCTGCAAATGCTTCGAGCAGACTCGCGCACAGAATCAGAGACAGGCAAGAACAACTTCAGGATGAGGAAATCCAGCGTCGGGATGAAGAAGAACGCCTCAGCTGA